A DNA window from Phragmites australis chromosome 11, lpPhrAust1.1, whole genome shotgun sequence contains the following coding sequences:
- the LOC133884875 gene encoding glyoxylase I 4-like: protein MVNTTAAMSGGVLPLASLNHISIVCRSLEASLRFYTDVLGFVPIRRPGSFDFDGAWLFNYGIGIHLLQSEDPASLPEKTEINPKDNHISFQCESMVAVERRLKELGIPYVQRCVEEGGINVDQIFFHDPDGFMIEICNCDNLPVIPLGERAPIMGACKRAAAVVKQQQAGVAPAPTATAATQCVPSSQVIRVSEEAHISCA from the exons ATGGTGAACACGACGGCGGCGATGAGCGGCGGAGTGCTGCCGCTGGCGTCGCTGAACCACATCAGCATCGTGTGCCGGTCGCTGGAGGCGTCGCTGCGGTTCTACACCGACGTGCTCGGCTTCGTCCCCATCCGCCGCCCCGGGTCCTTCGACTTCGACGGCGCGTG GCTGTTCAACTACGGGATCGGCATCCACCTGCTGCAGTCGGAGGACCCGGCCAGCCTCCCGGAGAAGACGGAGATCAACCCCAAGGACAACCACATCTCCTTCCAG TGCGAGAGCATGGTGGCGGTGGAGCGGCGACTAAAGGAGCTGGGCATCCCCTACGTCCAGCGGTGCGTGGAGGAGGGCGGCATCAACGTGGACCAGATCTTCTTCCACGACCCCGACGGCTTCATGATCGAGATCTGCAACTGCGACAACCTCCCCGTGATCCCCCTCGGCGAGCGTGCACCCATCATGGGGGCTTGCAaacgagccgccgccgtcgtcaaACAGCAGCAGGCCGGCGTGGCCCCAGCCCCCACGGCCACGGCGGCGACGCAATGCGTGCCGTCGTCCCAGGTCATCCGCGTCAGCGAGGAGGCGCACATCTCGTGCGCGTGA